Below is a genomic region from Candidatus Neptunochlamydia vexilliferae.
CATATGACCCTTGACTTTACTTTGATTGGACTCGCTGTTTTCCAAGTCATTCTTCAAATGGTATTTTATTTTCACATTGGATTGGAATCGAGGCCTCGCTGGAACCTGATGATGTTCCTCTTTATGACCCTTCTTATTGTTGTCCTCGTTGGAGGGTCGATGTGGATTATGTACAACCTAAAATATAACGTGGCACCTACCTGATATGAGTATAGAAACAAACATTGCATTAACCCGCCCATTTTCAGTGAAGCATTATGTGATGCTCATGAAGCCGGGCAT
It encodes:
- a CDS encoding cytochrome o ubiquinol oxidase subunit IV — its product is MIDAHHGWNVSFKPVILGFIFSAILTFAAYRTAAHYHLSHMTLDFTLIGLAVFQVILQMVFYFHIGLESRPRWNLMMFLFMTLLIVVLVGGSMWIMYNLKYNVAPT